In one window of Macadamia integrifolia cultivar HAES 741 chromosome 2, SCU_Mint_v3, whole genome shotgun sequence DNA:
- the LOC122089811 gene encoding pre-mRNA-splicing factor ISY1 homolog codes for MARNEEKAQSMLNRFITLKNEEKKKPKERRPFLASECRDLAEADKWRQQIMREIGRKVADIQNEGLGEHRLRDLNDEINKLIREKWHWERRIVELGGPNYTKHAAKMTNLEGDIVDVPNPGGRGPGYRYFGAAKKLPGVRELFEKPPELRKRRSRYDIFKRIDASYYGYRDDEDGILEKLEGPAETKMRSAALEDWMKMENIKKEAKMAVKSGEVASAAPILFEEEEDIVEEERREKEKENKKEQEFIVHVPLPDEKEIERMVVEKKKMELLSKYMSENLLEEQKEAKDMLNIQQ; via the coding sequence ATGGCTCGAAATGAGGAGAAAGCTCAGTCGATGCTAAATCGTTTCATAACATTgaagaatgaagagaaaaagaaaccaaaagaaCGTCGTCCATTTCTTGCATCTGAATGCCGTGATCTTGCTGAGGCTGACAAATGGCGGCAACAGATAATGAGAGAGATTGGTCGGAAAGTTGCTGACATCCAGAATGAAGGTCTAGGTGAGCACCGGCTTCGTGATCTGAATGATGAAATTAACAAATTAATCAGGGAAAAATGGCACTGGGAACGTAGGATTGTTGAGTTAGGTGGTCCAAATTACACCAAACATGCCGCTAAGATGACAAATTTGGAAGGAGATATTGTTGATGTGCCTAACCCTGGTGGAAGAGGTCCAGGCTATAGATATTTTGGTGCAGCCAAGAAATTGCCTGGTGTTAGGGAGCTGTTTGAGAAGCCACCTGAGCTGAGGAAGAGAAGGTCTCGGTATGACATCTTCAAACGAATTGATGCTAGCTACTATGGTTACCGGGATGATGAGGATGGTATCCTTGAGAAGCTCGAAGGCCCAGCGGAAACAAAAATGCGATCTGCAGCTCTTGAAgactggatgaagatggaaaATATTAAGAAGGAAGCGAAGATGGCTGTCAAAAGTGGTGAAGTTGCAAGTGCAGCCCCTATTCTGTTTGAAGAGGAGGAAGATATTGttgaggaggagagaagagaaaaggagaaggaaaacaagaaagaacAGGAGTTTATTGTCCATGTCCCTCTTCCAGATGAGAAGGAGATAGAGAGAATGGttgttgagaagaagaagatggaattgTTAAGTAAATACATGAGCGAGAATCTCTTGGAAGAGCAGAAGGAAGCAAAGGACATGCTTAATATTCAGCAGTAa